The following proteins are encoded in a genomic region of Pungitius pungitius chromosome 19, fPunPun2.1, whole genome shotgun sequence:
- the eya1 gene encoding eyes absent homolog 1 isoform X1: MDDQAQRSMEMQDLASPHSRVSGSSESPNGPNLDNSHINNNSMTPNGTEGDSITMLTTADWLLGSNSQSAAVKTEPMSSSELIPSVADISLDTFSGSAIGSSGFSPRQTHQFSPQIYPSNRTYPHILPTPSSQNMAAYGQTQYTTGMQQAAAYASYPQPGQPYGIPAYGPLWAGIKTEGGLTQSQSPSQTGFLSYSSGFTTPQTGQAPYSYQMQGGTFTTTSGLYPGNNSLTNSTGFNSTQQDYASYPAFGQGQYAQYYNSSPYTSPYMTSNNTSPSTPSTTTTTYTLQEPPTGITSQALPENPAVEYSTIHSPSTPIKDSDSDRLRRASDGKSRGRGRRNNNPSPPPDSDLERVFIWDLDETIIVFHSLLTGSYANRYGRDPPSSVSLGLRMEEMIFNLADTHLFFNDLEECDQVHIDDVSSDDNGQDLSTYNFGADGFHAAATSANLCLATGVRGGVDWMRKLAFRYRRVKEIYTTYKNNVGGLLGPAKREAWLQLRAEVEALTDSWLTLALKALTLIHSRSNCVNILVTTTQLIPALAKVLLYGLGIVFPIENIYSATKIGKESCFERVIQRFGRKVVYIVVGDGVEEEQGSKKHNMPFWRISSHSDLMALHHALDLEYL; encoded by the exons GTCTATGGAAATGCAGGATCTAGCCAGTCCTCACAGCCGAGTAAGTGGAAGCAGTGAATCTCCTAATGGTCCCAACCTCGACAACTCCCACATCAATAACAATTCCATGACACCCAATGGCACTGAAG GTGATAGCATCACAATGCTTACCACTGCAGACTGGTTGTTAGGTTCTAACTCACAGTCCGCTGCAG TTAAAACCGAGCCAATGAGCAGCAGCGAACTCATCCCCTCAGTAGCAGACATCTCTCTAGACACCTTCTCAGGATCAG CTATTGGAAGCAGTGGCTTCAGCCCAAGACAAACTCACCAGTTCTCCCCACAGATATACCCTTCCAA TAGAACATATCCGCATATTCTTCCTACCCCCTCATCCCAAAATATGGCTGCGTATGGGCAGACGCAGTACACCACAGGAATGCAGCAGGCCGCAGCTTATGCTAGCTACCCCCAGCCCGGCCAGCCCTACGGCATCCCGGCCTATG GTCCATTGTGGGCAGGCATAAAGACGGAGGGGGGTCTGACCCAGTCCCAATCTCCCAGCCAGACCGGCTTCCTCAGCTACAGCTCTGGCTTCACTACGCCGCAGACAGGACAGGCCCCCTACAGCTACCAGATGCAGG GTGGTACTTTCACAACAACGTCGGGTTTGTATCCAGGGAACAACTCCCTGACAAACTCCACCGGCTTCAACAGCACACAACAG GACTACGCCAGTTATCCAGCCTTTGGCCAGGGGCAGTATGCTCAGTATTACAACAGCTCACCCTACACCTCACCCTACATGACGAGTAACAACACCAGCCCCAGCAcgccctccaccaccaccaccacctacaCCCTGCAGGAGCCACCCACTGGCATCACCAGCCAGGCCCTCCCAGAGAACCCCGCAG TAGAGTACAGTACCATCCACAGTCCATCAACCCCCATTAAAGATTCGGATTCGGATCGATTGCGCCGGGCATCGGATGGAAAGTCACGTGGCCGGGGAAGAAGGAACAACAACCCATCCCCGCCGCCCGACTCCGACCTTGAG CGAGTTTTCATCTGGGACCTGGATGAAACAATCATCGTTTTCCATTCCTTGCTTACGGGTTCCTATGCCAACAGATATGGACGG GATCCTCCGTCATCTGTATCATTAGGCCTGAGGATGGAAGAGATGATCTTCAACTTGGCCGACACACACCTATTCTTTAACGACCTGGAG GAATGTGACCAGGTACATATCGACGACGTGTCCTCCGATGACAACGGCCAGGATCTGAG CACGTATAACTTCGGCGCCGACGGTTTCCACGCCGCGGCGACCAGCGCCAATCTGTGCCTGGCCACGGGCGTGCGGGGAGGCGTGGACTGGATGAGAAAACTGGCCTTCCGCTACAGACGCGTAAAAGAAATCTACACCACCTACAAAAACAACGTCGGag GTCTGCTGGGCCCGGCCAAAAGGGAAGCCTGGTTGCAATTGCGAGCAGAAGTTGAAGCCTTGACGGACTCCTGGTTAACACTGGCACTGAAAGCACTAACGTTAATCCACTCAAG GTCAAACTGTGTGAACATCCTGGTGACCACCACGCAGCTCATCCCTGCGCTGGCCAAGGTCCTGCTCTACGGCTTGGGGATTGTCTTTCCCATCGAGAATATTTATAGTGCAACCAAAATAG ggaAGGAGAGCTGCTTTGAGAGAGTGATTCAAAGGTTCGGGAGGAAAGTTGTTTACATTGTTGTTGGAGACGGTGTGGAAGAGGAGCAAGGCTCGAAAAAG
- the eya1 gene encoding eyes absent homolog 1 isoform X7, which yields MEMQDLASPHSRVSGSSESPNGPNLDNSHINNNSMTPNGTEGDSITMLTTADWLLGSNSQSAAVKTEPMSSSELIPSVADISLDTFSGSAIGSSGFSPRQTHQFSPQIYPSNRTYPHILPTPSSQNMAAYGQTQYTTGMQQAAAYASYPQPGQPYGIPAYGPLWAGIKTEGGLTQSQSPSQTGFLSYSSGFTTPQTGQAPYSYQMQGGTFTTTSGLYPGNNSLTNSTGFNSTQQDYASYPAFGQGQYAQYYNSSPYTSPYMTSNNTSPSTPSTTTTTYTLQEPPTGITSQALPENPAVEYSTIHSPSTPIKDSDSDRLRRASDGKSRGRGRRNNNPSPPPDSDLERVFIWDLDETIIVFHSLLTGSYANRYGRDPPSSVSLGLRMEEMIFNLADTHLFFNDLEECDQVHIDDVSSDDNGQDLSTYNFGADGFHAAATSANLCLATGVRGGVDWMRKLAFRYRRVKEIYTTYKNNVGGLLGPAKREAWLQLRAEVEALTDSWLTLALKALTLIHSRSNCVNILVTTTQLIPALAKVLLYGLGIVFPIENIYSATKIGKESCFERVIQRFGRKVVYIVVGDGVEEEQGSKKHNMPFWRISSHSDLMALHHALDLEYL from the exons ATGGAAATGCAGGATCTAGCCAGTCCTCACAGCCGAGTAAGTGGAAGCAGTGAATCTCCTAATGGTCCCAACCTCGACAACTCCCACATCAATAACAATTCCATGACACCCAATGGCACTGAAG GTGATAGCATCACAATGCTTACCACTGCAGACTGGTTGTTAGGTTCTAACTCACAGTCCGCTGCAG TTAAAACCGAGCCAATGAGCAGCAGCGAACTCATCCCCTCAGTAGCAGACATCTCTCTAGACACCTTCTCAGGATCAG CTATTGGAAGCAGTGGCTTCAGCCCAAGACAAACTCACCAGTTCTCCCCACAGATATACCCTTCCAA TAGAACATATCCGCATATTCTTCCTACCCCCTCATCCCAAAATATGGCTGCGTATGGGCAGACGCAGTACACCACAGGAATGCAGCAGGCCGCAGCTTATGCTAGCTACCCCCAGCCCGGCCAGCCCTACGGCATCCCGGCCTATG GTCCATTGTGGGCAGGCATAAAGACGGAGGGGGGTCTGACCCAGTCCCAATCTCCCAGCCAGACCGGCTTCCTCAGCTACAGCTCTGGCTTCACTACGCCGCAGACAGGACAGGCCCCCTACAGCTACCAGATGCAGG GTGGTACTTTCACAACAACGTCGGGTTTGTATCCAGGGAACAACTCCCTGACAAACTCCACCGGCTTCAACAGCACACAACAG GACTACGCCAGTTATCCAGCCTTTGGCCAGGGGCAGTATGCTCAGTATTACAACAGCTCACCCTACACCTCACCCTACATGACGAGTAACAACACCAGCCCCAGCAcgccctccaccaccaccaccacctacaCCCTGCAGGAGCCACCCACTGGCATCACCAGCCAGGCCCTCCCAGAGAACCCCGCAG TAGAGTACAGTACCATCCACAGTCCATCAACCCCCATTAAAGATTCGGATTCGGATCGATTGCGCCGGGCATCGGATGGAAAGTCACGTGGCCGGGGAAGAAGGAACAACAACCCATCCCCGCCGCCCGACTCCGACCTTGAG CGAGTTTTCATCTGGGACCTGGATGAAACAATCATCGTTTTCCATTCCTTGCTTACGGGTTCCTATGCCAACAGATATGGACGG GATCCTCCGTCATCTGTATCATTAGGCCTGAGGATGGAAGAGATGATCTTCAACTTGGCCGACACACACCTATTCTTTAACGACCTGGAG GAATGTGACCAGGTACATATCGACGACGTGTCCTCCGATGACAACGGCCAGGATCTGAG CACGTATAACTTCGGCGCCGACGGTTTCCACGCCGCGGCGACCAGCGCCAATCTGTGCCTGGCCACGGGCGTGCGGGGAGGCGTGGACTGGATGAGAAAACTGGCCTTCCGCTACAGACGCGTAAAAGAAATCTACACCACCTACAAAAACAACGTCGGag GTCTGCTGGGCCCGGCCAAAAGGGAAGCCTGGTTGCAATTGCGAGCAGAAGTTGAAGCCTTGACGGACTCCTGGTTAACACTGGCACTGAAAGCACTAACGTTAATCCACTCAAG GTCAAACTGTGTGAACATCCTGGTGACCACCACGCAGCTCATCCCTGCGCTGGCCAAGGTCCTGCTCTACGGCTTGGGGATTGTCTTTCCCATCGAGAATATTTATAGTGCAACCAAAATAG ggaAGGAGAGCTGCTTTGAGAGAGTGATTCAAAGGTTCGGGAGGAAAGTTGTTTACATTGTTGTTGGAGACGGTGTGGAAGAGGAGCAAGGCTCGAAAAAG
- the eya1 gene encoding eyes absent homolog 1 isoform X8 encodes MSSSELIPSVADISLDTFSGSAIGSSGFSPRQTHQFSPQIYPSNRTYPHILPTPSSQNMAAYGQTQYTTGMQQAAAYASYPQPGQPYGIPAYGPLWAGIKTEGGLTQSQSPSQTGFLSYSSGFTTPQTGQAPYSYQMQGGTFTTTSGLYPGNNSLTNSTGFNSTQQDYASYPAFGQGQYAQYYNSSPYTSPYMTSNNTSPSTPSTTTTTYTLQEPPTGITSQALPENPAVEYSTIHSPSTPIKDSDSDRLRRASDGKSRGRGRRNNNPSPPPDSDLERVFIWDLDETIIVFHSLLTGSYANRYGRDPPSSVSLGLRMEEMIFNLADTHLFFNDLEECDQVHIDDVSSDDNGQDLSTYNFGADGFHAAATSANLCLATGVRGGVDWMRKLAFRYRRVKEIYTTYKNNVGGLLGPAKREAWLQLRAEVEALTDSWLTLALKALTLIHSRSNCVNILVTTTQLIPALAKVLLYGLGIVFPIENIYSATKIGKESCFERVIQRFGRKVVYIVVGDGVEEEQGSKKHNMPFWRISSHSDLMALHHALDLEYL; translated from the exons ATGAGCAGCAGCGAACTCATCCCCTCAGTAGCAGACATCTCTCTAGACACCTTCTCAGGATCAG CTATTGGAAGCAGTGGCTTCAGCCCAAGACAAACTCACCAGTTCTCCCCACAGATATACCCTTCCAA TAGAACATATCCGCATATTCTTCCTACCCCCTCATCCCAAAATATGGCTGCGTATGGGCAGACGCAGTACACCACAGGAATGCAGCAGGCCGCAGCTTATGCTAGCTACCCCCAGCCCGGCCAGCCCTACGGCATCCCGGCCTATG GTCCATTGTGGGCAGGCATAAAGACGGAGGGGGGTCTGACCCAGTCCCAATCTCCCAGCCAGACCGGCTTCCTCAGCTACAGCTCTGGCTTCACTACGCCGCAGACAGGACAGGCCCCCTACAGCTACCAGATGCAGG GTGGTACTTTCACAACAACGTCGGGTTTGTATCCAGGGAACAACTCCCTGACAAACTCCACCGGCTTCAACAGCACACAACAG GACTACGCCAGTTATCCAGCCTTTGGCCAGGGGCAGTATGCTCAGTATTACAACAGCTCACCCTACACCTCACCCTACATGACGAGTAACAACACCAGCCCCAGCAcgccctccaccaccaccaccacctacaCCCTGCAGGAGCCACCCACTGGCATCACCAGCCAGGCCCTCCCAGAGAACCCCGCAG TAGAGTACAGTACCATCCACAGTCCATCAACCCCCATTAAAGATTCGGATTCGGATCGATTGCGCCGGGCATCGGATGGAAAGTCACGTGGCCGGGGAAGAAGGAACAACAACCCATCCCCGCCGCCCGACTCCGACCTTGAG CGAGTTTTCATCTGGGACCTGGATGAAACAATCATCGTTTTCCATTCCTTGCTTACGGGTTCCTATGCCAACAGATATGGACGG GATCCTCCGTCATCTGTATCATTAGGCCTGAGGATGGAAGAGATGATCTTCAACTTGGCCGACACACACCTATTCTTTAACGACCTGGAG GAATGTGACCAGGTACATATCGACGACGTGTCCTCCGATGACAACGGCCAGGATCTGAG CACGTATAACTTCGGCGCCGACGGTTTCCACGCCGCGGCGACCAGCGCCAATCTGTGCCTGGCCACGGGCGTGCGGGGAGGCGTGGACTGGATGAGAAAACTGGCCTTCCGCTACAGACGCGTAAAAGAAATCTACACCACCTACAAAAACAACGTCGGag GTCTGCTGGGCCCGGCCAAAAGGGAAGCCTGGTTGCAATTGCGAGCAGAAGTTGAAGCCTTGACGGACTCCTGGTTAACACTGGCACTGAAAGCACTAACGTTAATCCACTCAAG GTCAAACTGTGTGAACATCCTGGTGACCACCACGCAGCTCATCCCTGCGCTGGCCAAGGTCCTGCTCTACGGCTTGGGGATTGTCTTTCCCATCGAGAATATTTATAGTGCAACCAAAATAG ggaAGGAGAGCTGCTTTGAGAGAGTGATTCAAAGGTTCGGGAGGAAAGTTGTTTACATTGTTGTTGGAGACGGTGTGGAAGAGGAGCAAGGCTCGAAAAAG